One region of Sus scrofa isolate TJ Tabasco breed Duroc chromosome 3, Sscrofa11.1, whole genome shotgun sequence genomic DNA includes:
- the DNASE1 gene encoding deoxyribonuclease-1 isoform X5, giving the protein MPAAHLLGKPHRRRYCSPISRIPVFVEVTFQILSRYDIALIQEVRDSHLTAVGKLLNELNQDDPNNYHHVVSEPLGRSTYKERYLFVFRPDQVSVLDSYLYDDGCEPCGNDTFNREPSVVKFSSPFTQVKEFAIVPLHAAPSDAAAEIDSLYDVYLNVRQKWDLEDIMLMGDFNAGCSYVTTSHWSSIRLRESPPFQWLIPDTADTTVSSTHCAYDRIVVAGPLLQRAVVPDSAAPFDFQAAFGLSEQTALAISDHYPVEVTLKRA; this is encoded by the exons ATGCCAGCTGCCCACCTGCTGGGAAAGCCACACAGGCGGCGCTACTGTTCTCCGATCTCCAG GATTCCTGTATTTGTGGAAGTCACGTTTCAG ATCCTGAGTCGCTACGACATCGCCCTCATCCAGGAGGTCAGAGACAGCCACCTGACGGCCGTAGGGAAGCTGCTGAATGAACTCAACCA GGACGACCCAAACAACTATCACCATGTTGTCAGCGAGCCGCTGGGACGCAGCACCTACAAGGAGCGCTATCTCTTCGTGTTCAG ACCTGACCAGGTGTCCGTGCTGGACAGTTACCTGTACGACGACGGCTGCGAGCCCTGCGGGAACGATACCTTCAATCGGGAGCCATCTGTGGTCAAGTTCTCCTCCCCCTTCACCC AGGTCAAGGAGTTTGCCATCGTTCCCCTGCATGCAGCCCCGTCGGATGCAGCGGCTGAGATTGACTCTCTCTACGATGTCTACCTGAACGTCCGGCAGAAGTGGGATCTGGAG GACATCATGCTGATGGGCGATTTCAACGCTGGCTGCAGCTATGTGACCACCTCCCACTGGTCATCCATCCGCCTGCGCGAGAGCCCCCCCTTTCAGTGGCTGATTCCTGACACCGCTGACACCACGGTTTCATCCACACACTGTGCCTATGACAG GATCGTGGTCGCAGGGCCTCTGCTCCAACGTGCCGTGGTTCCCGACTCCGCTGCCCCCTTTGACTTCCAAGCTGCATTCGGACTGAGCGAGCAGACT GCCCTAGCCATCAGTGACCATTACCCGGTGGAGGTGACACTGAAGAGAGCCTGA
- the DNASE1 gene encoding deoxyribonuclease-1 isoform X3 has translation MRAARLMGALLALAGLLQLALSLRIAAFNIRTFGETKMSNATLSNYIVRILSRYDIALIQEVRDSHLTAVGKLLNELNQDDPNNYHHVVSEPLGRSTYKERYLFVFRPDQVSVLDSYLYDDGCEPCGNDTFNREPSVVKFSSPFTQVKEFAIVPLHAAPSDAAAEIDSLYDVYLNVRQKWDLEDIMLMGDFNAGCSYVTTSHWSSIRLRESPPFQWLIPDTADTTVSSTHCAYDRIVVAGPLLQRAVVPDSAAPFDFQAAFGLSEQTALAISDHYPVEVTLKRA, from the exons ATGAGGGCGGCCAGGCTGATGGGTGCGCTGCTCGCCCTGGCTGGCCTGCTGCAGCTGGCCCTGTCCCTGAGAATAGCAGCCTTCAACATCCGAACTTTCGGGGAGACCAAGATGTCCAATGCCACTCTCTCCAACTACATTGTGCGG ATCCTGAGTCGCTACGACATCGCCCTCATCCAGGAGGTCAGAGACAGCCACCTGACGGCCGTAGGGAAGCTGCTGAATGAACTCAACCA GGACGACCCAAACAACTATCACCATGTTGTCAGCGAGCCGCTGGGACGCAGCACCTACAAGGAGCGCTATCTCTTCGTGTTCAG ACCTGACCAGGTGTCCGTGCTGGACAGTTACCTGTACGACGACGGCTGCGAGCCCTGCGGGAACGATACCTTCAATCGGGAGCCATCTGTGGTCAAGTTCTCCTCCCCCTTCACCC AGGTCAAGGAGTTTGCCATCGTTCCCCTGCATGCAGCCCCGTCGGATGCAGCGGCTGAGATTGACTCTCTCTACGATGTCTACCTGAACGTCCGGCAGAAGTGGGATCTGGAG GACATCATGCTGATGGGCGATTTCAACGCTGGCTGCAGCTATGTGACCACCTCCCACTGGTCATCCATCCGCCTGCGCGAGAGCCCCCCCTTTCAGTGGCTGATTCCTGACACCGCTGACACCACGGTTTCATCCACACACTGTGCCTATGACAG GATCGTGGTCGCAGGGCCTCTGCTCCAACGTGCCGTGGTTCCCGACTCCGCTGCCCCCTTTGACTTCCAAGCTGCATTCGGACTGAGCGAGCAGACT GCCCTAGCCATCAGTGACCATTACCCGGTGGAGGTGACACTGAAGAGAGCCTGA
- the DNASE1 gene encoding deoxyribonuclease-1 isoform X2 — MLSGALESRKDLCLLEYTHASCPPAGKATQAALLFSDLQQKEKIDTEEYQFLILGRIPVFVEVTFQILSRYDIALIQEVRDSHLTAVGKLLNELNQDDPNNYHHVVSEPLGRSTYKERYLFVFRPDQVSVLDSYLYDDGCEPCGNDTFNREPSVVKFSSPFTQVKEFAIVPLHAAPSDAAAEIDSLYDVYLNVRQKWDLEDIMLMGDFNAGCSYVTTSHWSSIRLRESPPFQWLIPDTADTTVSSTHCAYDRIVVAGPLLQRAVVPDSAAPFDFQAAFGLSEQTTGEKTEKR, encoded by the exons ATGTTATCAGGTGCTCTTGAGAGCCGCAAGGACCTGTGCCTGCTGGAATACACACATGCCAGCTGCCCACCTGCTGGGAAAGCCACACAGGCGGCGCTACTGTTCTCCGATCTCCAG caaaaggagaaaattgacaCTGAAGAATATCAATTCTTGATTCTCGGCAGGATTCCTGTATTTGTGGAAGTCACGTTTCAG ATCCTGAGTCGCTACGACATCGCCCTCATCCAGGAGGTCAGAGACAGCCACCTGACGGCCGTAGGGAAGCTGCTGAATGAACTCAACCA GGACGACCCAAACAACTATCACCATGTTGTCAGCGAGCCGCTGGGACGCAGCACCTACAAGGAGCGCTATCTCTTCGTGTTCAG ACCTGACCAGGTGTCCGTGCTGGACAGTTACCTGTACGACGACGGCTGCGAGCCCTGCGGGAACGATACCTTCAATCGGGAGCCATCTGTGGTCAAGTTCTCCTCCCCCTTCACCC AGGTCAAGGAGTTTGCCATCGTTCCCCTGCATGCAGCCCCGTCGGATGCAGCGGCTGAGATTGACTCTCTCTACGATGTCTACCTGAACGTCCGGCAGAAGTGGGATCTGGAG GACATCATGCTGATGGGCGATTTCAACGCTGGCTGCAGCTATGTGACCACCTCCCACTGGTCATCCATCCGCCTGCGCGAGAGCCCCCCCTTTCAGTGGCTGATTCCTGACACCGCTGACACCACGGTTTCATCCACACACTGTGCCTATGACAG GATCGTGGTCGCAGGGCCTCTGCTCCAACGTGCCGTGGTTCCCGACTCCGCTGCCCCCTTTGACTTCCAAGCTGCATTCGGACTGAGCGAGCAGACT acaggtgaaaagactgagaaaagaTAA
- the DNASE1 gene encoding deoxyribonuclease-1 precursor (The RefSeq protein has 1 substitution compared to this genomic sequence): protein MRAARLMGALLALAGLLQLALSLRIAAFNIRTFGETKMSNATLSNYIVRILSRYDIALIQEVRDSHLTAVGKLLNELNQDDPNNYHHVVSEPLGRSTYKERYLFVFRPDQVSVLDSYLYDDGCEPCGNDTFNREPSVVKFSSPSTQVKEFAIVPLHAAPSDAAAEIDSLYDVYLNVRQKWDLEDIMLMGDFNAGCSYVTTSHWSSIRLRESPPFQWLIPDTADTTVSSTHCAYDRIVVAGPLLQRAVVPDSAAPFDFQAAFGLSEQTALAISDHYPVEVTLKRA from the exons ATGAGGGCGGCCAGGCTGATGGGTGCGCTGCTCGCCCTGGCTGGCCTGCTGCAGCTGGCCCTGTCCCTGAGAATAGCAGCCTTCAACATCCGAACTTTCGGGGAGACCAAGATGTCCAATGCCACTCTCTCCAACTACATTGTGCGG ATCCTGAGTCGCTACGACATCGCCCTCATCCAGGAGGTCAGAGACAGCCACCTGACGGCCGTAGGGAAGCTGCTGAATGAACTCAACCA GGACGACCCAAACAACTATCACCATGTTGTCAGCGAGCCGCTGGGACGCAGCACCTACAAGGAGCGCTATCTCTTCGTGTTCAG ACCTGACCAGGTGTCCGTGCTGGACAGTTACCTGTACGACGACGGCTGCGAGCCCTGCGGGAACGATACCTTCAATCGGGAGCCATCTGTGGTCAAGTTCTCCTCCCCCTTCACCC AGGTCAAGGAGTTTGCCATCGTTCCCCTGCATGCAGCCCCGTCGGATGCAGCGGCTGAGATTGACTCTCTCTACGATGTCTACCTGAACGTCCGGCAGAAGTGGGATCTGGAG GACATCATGCTGATGGGCGATTTCAACGCTGGCTGCAGCTATGTGACCACCTCCCACTGGTCATCCATCCGCCTGCGCGAGAGCCCCCCCTTTCAGTGGCTGATTCCTGACACCGCTGACACCACGGTTTCATCCACACACTGTGCCTATGACAG GATCGTGGTCGCAGGGCCTCTGCTCCAACGTGCCGTGGTTCCCGACTCCGCTGCCCCCTTTGACTTCCAAGCTGCATTCGGACTGAGCGAGCAGACT GCCCTAGCCATCAGTGACCATTACCCGGTGGAGGTGACACTGAAGAGAGCCTGA
- the DNASE1 gene encoding deoxyribonuclease-1 isoform X4 — translation MRAARLMGALLALAGLLQLALSLRIAAFNIRTFGETKMSNATLSNYIVRILSRYDIALIQEVRDSHLTAVGKLLNELNQDDPNNYHHVVSEPLGRSTYKERYLFVFRPDQVSVLDSYLYDDGCEPCGNDTFNREPSVVKFSSPFTQVKEFAIVPLHAAPSDAAAEIDSLYDVYLNVRQKWDLEDIMLMGDFNAGCSYVTTSHWSSIRLRESPPFQWLIPDTADTTVSSTHCAYDRIVVAGPLLQRAVVPDSAAPFDFQAAFGLSEQTTGEKTEKR, via the exons ATGAGGGCGGCCAGGCTGATGGGTGCGCTGCTCGCCCTGGCTGGCCTGCTGCAGCTGGCCCTGTCCCTGAGAATAGCAGCCTTCAACATCCGAACTTTCGGGGAGACCAAGATGTCCAATGCCACTCTCTCCAACTACATTGTGCGG ATCCTGAGTCGCTACGACATCGCCCTCATCCAGGAGGTCAGAGACAGCCACCTGACGGCCGTAGGGAAGCTGCTGAATGAACTCAACCA GGACGACCCAAACAACTATCACCATGTTGTCAGCGAGCCGCTGGGACGCAGCACCTACAAGGAGCGCTATCTCTTCGTGTTCAG ACCTGACCAGGTGTCCGTGCTGGACAGTTACCTGTACGACGACGGCTGCGAGCCCTGCGGGAACGATACCTTCAATCGGGAGCCATCTGTGGTCAAGTTCTCCTCCCCCTTCACCC AGGTCAAGGAGTTTGCCATCGTTCCCCTGCATGCAGCCCCGTCGGATGCAGCGGCTGAGATTGACTCTCTCTACGATGTCTACCTGAACGTCCGGCAGAAGTGGGATCTGGAG GACATCATGCTGATGGGCGATTTCAACGCTGGCTGCAGCTATGTGACCACCTCCCACTGGTCATCCATCCGCCTGCGCGAGAGCCCCCCCTTTCAGTGGCTGATTCCTGACACCGCTGACACCACGGTTTCATCCACACACTGTGCCTATGACAG GATCGTGGTCGCAGGGCCTCTGCTCCAACGTGCCGTGGTTCCCGACTCCGCTGCCCCCTTTGACTTCCAAGCTGCATTCGGACTGAGCGAGCAGACT acaggtgaaaagactgagaaaagaTAA
- the DNASE1 gene encoding deoxyribonuclease-1 isoform X1, producing the protein MLSGALESRKDLCLLEYTHASCPPAGKATQAALLFSDLQQKEKIDTEEYQFLILGRIPVFVEVTFQILSRYDIALIQEVRDSHLTAVGKLLNELNQDDPNNYHHVVSEPLGRSTYKERYLFVFRPDQVSVLDSYLYDDGCEPCGNDTFNREPSVVKFSSPFTQVKEFAIVPLHAAPSDAAAEIDSLYDVYLNVRQKWDLEDIMLMGDFNAGCSYVTTSHWSSIRLRESPPFQWLIPDTADTTVSSTHCAYDRIVVAGPLLQRAVVPDSAAPFDFQAAFGLSEQTALAISDHYPVEVTLKRA; encoded by the exons ATGTTATCAGGTGCTCTTGAGAGCCGCAAGGACCTGTGCCTGCTGGAATACACACATGCCAGCTGCCCACCTGCTGGGAAAGCCACACAGGCGGCGCTACTGTTCTCCGATCTCCAG caaaaggagaaaattgacaCTGAAGAATATCAATTCTTGATTCTCGGCAGGATTCCTGTATTTGTGGAAGTCACGTTTCAG ATCCTGAGTCGCTACGACATCGCCCTCATCCAGGAGGTCAGAGACAGCCACCTGACGGCCGTAGGGAAGCTGCTGAATGAACTCAACCA GGACGACCCAAACAACTATCACCATGTTGTCAGCGAGCCGCTGGGACGCAGCACCTACAAGGAGCGCTATCTCTTCGTGTTCAG ACCTGACCAGGTGTCCGTGCTGGACAGTTACCTGTACGACGACGGCTGCGAGCCCTGCGGGAACGATACCTTCAATCGGGAGCCATCTGTGGTCAAGTTCTCCTCCCCCTTCACCC AGGTCAAGGAGTTTGCCATCGTTCCCCTGCATGCAGCCCCGTCGGATGCAGCGGCTGAGATTGACTCTCTCTACGATGTCTACCTGAACGTCCGGCAGAAGTGGGATCTGGAG GACATCATGCTGATGGGCGATTTCAACGCTGGCTGCAGCTATGTGACCACCTCCCACTGGTCATCCATCCGCCTGCGCGAGAGCCCCCCCTTTCAGTGGCTGATTCCTGACACCGCTGACACCACGGTTTCATCCACACACTGTGCCTATGACAG GATCGTGGTCGCAGGGCCTCTGCTCCAACGTGCCGTGGTTCCCGACTCCGCTGCCCCCTTTGACTTCCAAGCTGCATTCGGACTGAGCGAGCAGACT GCCCTAGCCATCAGTGACCATTACCCGGTGGAGGTGACACTGAAGAGAGCCTGA